One genomic segment of Helianthus annuus cultivar XRQ/B chromosome 14, HanXRQr2.0-SUNRISE, whole genome shotgun sequence includes these proteins:
- the LOC118486729 gene encoding probable phosphoribosylformylglycinamidine synthase, chloroplastic/mitochondrial, producing the protein MPASLEITTAEFLQGSKSCKLYLPKPLPKSRNSHLLFGSTHCKRNSSVRVCSQGVRRNASDKIRAVVSVDSQQLGSVDDFEAEKVIHFFRTPLIQDRAMDELLKSVQTKISDKTVGLEIEQFIGTPWNYYCHRQCNFRWAYNIH; encoded by the exons ATCACAACAGCAGAGTTCTTACAA GGTTcaaaaagttgtaaactttaCTTGCCTAAACCCTTACCAAAGAGTAGAAATTCCCATTTGCTGTTCGGTTCGACTCACTGTAAAAGAAACAGTTCTGTGAGAGTATGCAGTCAAGGTGTTCGACGAAATGCGTCTGACAAAATCCGGGCTGTGGTGTCGGTGGACTCGCAACAGTTAGGTAGTGTGGATGATTTCGAAGCCGAAAAAGTGATTCATTTTTTCAGAACTCCGTTGATTCAAGATAGGGCGATGGATGAGTTGCTCAAGTCGGTTCAAACAAAGATATCGGATAAGACTGTCGGGTTGGAAATCGAACAGTTTATAGGAA CACCCTGGAACTACTATTGTCACCGACAATGTAACTTCAGATGGGCTTACAACATtcattga